The window CGCCTCCCTACATGTGAGATTCGGTGCTGGACTGGCGGCTACCCTTTGTCCAGACCAGACTTTCACTGGTAAGAACTTGTATGCTTCCTTGGCGCACATTCGTCTAATTCGTGTTCAAAGAATCTTGGTTGCGGCCACGCGGGGCCGCCCCTACATTCATTTATGACGGCGTTCAATGTCAGTCGAAAAAATGCACCGTGAAAATCCGCTGACAAGAAGCGCGCTAGATCGAATGGATTTCGTCCAGCGTGACGATATCGGGCGGGCCGCTCGCGAACGACATGGCCTTGCCCATGAACTCCATGAAGTGCGGGCTCGATCCGTGCGCGCTCAGCGCGTCGACATCCTTGTAGCGCTCCATGAATACCAGCGTGTTCGGCTCGTTCGGATTGATGTTTAGCGTGTAGTGGAGGGTACCCTCTTCCTTGGCCACGTGGGCCATGAGCAGTTTCACCTCTTTTATGGCCTCGTCTTTCAGTTCCGGTTTGACGGGGACCTTCGCGATGACAGCAATCATTTCGTGTTCCTTTCTGTTTGGTGTTAATTGTGTCATTTTCCGGGCACGGCCCGCCGTGCCCCTACATTTGGTCAATTGAAGACCTGACGCTTCGCCGCACCATTTTGGGCATGGTCCCGCCACAGGCGGGATGCCCCTCCGCGGAACTAATGCGCACCTATCGACAAGACATTCTCGCCCAAATCCGCTTGCACGGGATTTCCATTATACACTATCGGGTTTGGTTCCTGGGTCTTTTGTCGTTGAGAGGTTTGGCGATTCTGGATTACTGGATGGGGAGAAGACCGAATGAATTCGGCCCTACCGGTCGGAGGGGTGGGAAGGTTGCAGGATGCCTGCGCTACGAAAGAGGGAAGGTTGATTGGAGGTAACCGCGATCGGTCGTTTGCCGGCAAAAACGGCAAAAAAGACTGGAAATGGCCAGAAAATTGCATGCAACTTATTGACGGAAACGAAATTATGCGGTAAAATTTATACACTTGGGGATGCAGGTGCGGCGGGGCCTTTCACGAAGGGAGGGGGTGGCCATCGTGAAAAAGGGGATCATAGCCGGGCTGCTGTTACTCGGAACCGGCATATTTTTCTGGACGATGATAGCGGGTGAAATCTTCAATCCCGCGGAAAAAGTGGCCGTCAAGGTGGACAAGGAGAACTTTGACTGGTTCACGTGTCCGAGCTGCAGCACTCTGTTCGTGGCTGAGGCGACGGCGAAACAGGGAATGTGCCCGTACTGCGGGTTTCCCATGATGCTGGGCATCGAGCAGAAGAGAGTTCTCGGGACGAGCGTGGACGAAAGCCAGTTCGTCTCGTTTTTTTCTCCCGCCTGCAACCGGGTCTTTTTTGCTTATCACACCGGCGAAATTGGCAAATGCCCTTACTGCGGCGAACCGATAGCGTTGATCGTCCCTGAGACGATCGAGCCGGAGGAGTCTCCGCCGGCCCTCGTGGCCTTTGTCAAGGCGAAC is drawn from Candidatus Abyssobacteria bacterium SURF_5 and contains these coding sequences:
- a CDS encoding antibiotic biosynthesis monooxygenase is translated as MIAVIAKVPVKPELKDEAIKEVKLLMAHVAKEEGTLHYTLNINPNEPNTLVFMERYKDVDALSAHGSSPHFMEFMGKAMSFASGPPDIVTLDEIHSI